In a genomic window of Telopea speciosissima isolate NSW1024214 ecotype Mountain lineage chromosome 5, Tspe_v1, whole genome shotgun sequence:
- the LOC122662293 gene encoding probable methyltransferase PMT27 isoform X1: MAIGRGRSTKRSSSSSSYIPTVSTIIFIVLCVFGLWMLSSTIVPQQTTRTSNSGFIKSERQRRDPPAFDDTPGDLPDDAVKDDADKSKAATSTTHYDEKLQEEKQSVLLLPGRRSDPTITNTKAATTETEGNVDGEIQQQEKSSLEDGKKNYEATSDANEEKDQSFSSSTEENPQAQERRDSVEDGQQKKQEIQEENNENQQQNQEAQKVITENQQGEAAQTGVETEETQATREEESNGSQDQQQTTEMEREEKIHQQNQQDTEGDHNQESQQQQNSEDTNNEGDSIHGDHQNLESGIKEVTTDETQQQDERGTPESQTTEGEHPQQNGQGESTSESTENQETQQQQQSESESENTESENQESQQRETESTPAENQEPQHQQQSESENQEPQQERQSESTATEIENQEIQQQSELESTPLLKNQEAGLKENQEESQQNDQRESEREEETGTKQENNDSETTDKEKEDSKMGIPKESKESKREWATQATQSENEKERRKESDSNSEGIVRNGSIYGYTWQLCNVNTGPDYIPCLDNEDALKHLHTTGHFEHRERHCPEEGPTCLVPIPQGYKSPIEWPSSRDKIWYHNVPHTKLAEVKGHQNWVKVTGEFLTFPGGGTQFIHGALHYIDFIQQSVPRIAWGKHTRVILDVGCGVASFGGYLFDRDVLTMSFAPKDEHEAQVQFALERGIPAISAVMGSQRLPFPSRVFDLIHCARCRVPWHIEGGRLLLELNRVLRPGGFFVWSATPVYQKLKEDVKIWEEMTSLTISMCWDLYAIRKDKLNSVAAAIYRKPISNDCYDRRKHKNPPMCKHDDDPNAAWYVPLQSCMHRAPIGKSERGSRWPEDWPTRLQQAPYWLNNSQMGIYGNPAPNDFEEDYKHWKQEVNKLYLNGLGINWSKVRNIMDMRAVYGGFAGALKDLKVWVMNVVNVDSPDTLPIIYERGLFGIYHDWCESFSTYPRTFDLLHADHLFSKLMKRCKVVPVMAEIDRIIRPGGNLIVRDDSSTVDEIENILKSLHWEVHYSFSKDKEAILSAEKSDWRPES, from the exons ATGGCTATAGGGAGGGGTCGCTCCACTAAACGCTCATCTTCGTCATCTTCTTACATTCCCACGGTGTCTACGATCATCTTCATTGTCCTCTGTGTCTTTGGCCTGTGGATGCTAAGTTCCACCATCGTTCCACAACAGACCACCCGCACTTCCAATTCCGGTTTCATCAAATCCGAACGTCAACGCCGGGATCCACCGGCATTCGATGACACTCCCGGCGACCTCCCAGACGATGCCGTCAAGGACGACGCAGACAAATCCAAAGCTGCTACCAGCACCACCCATTACGATGAGAAGCTTCAGGAAGAGAAGCAATCGGTGTTGTTGTTGCCAGGGCGTCGCTCAGATCCAACAATTACAAACACAAAGGCTGCAACTACCGAAACGGAAGGCAATGTAGATGGGGAGATTCAACAGCAGGAGAAATCAAGCTTGGAAGACGGTAAGAAGAATTATGAGGCGACCAGTGACGCCAATGAAGAAAAGGATCaatctttctcttcctccactGAAGAGAACCCGCAAGCCCAAGAGCGAAGAGACTCTGTCGAAGATGGACAACAGAAGAAACAGGAGATTCAAGAGGAAAACAATGAGAATCAACAGCAAAACCAAGAGGCTCAAAAAGTTATCACCGAGAACCAACAAGGCGAGGCCGCACAGACAGGTGTAGAAACTGAAGAAACACAAgcaacaagagaagaagagagcaatGGAAGCCAAGATCAGCAGCAGACAACagagatggaaagagaagagaagattcaTCAGCAGAACCAACAAGATACAGAGGGAGATCACAACCAAGAGAGCCAACAACAGCAGAATTCCGAGGATACGAACAATGAAGGAGATAGCATCCATGGTGATCACCAGAACTTAGAATCAGGTATTAAAGAGGTCACGACCGACGAGACCCAACAACAAGACGAGCGAGGTACCCCAGAATCCCAGACAACAGAGGGTGAACATCCTCAGCAAAACGGGCAGGGAGAGAGCACGTCGGAATCAACTGAGAATCAAGAAactcagcagcagcagcagagtgAAAGCGAAAGCG aAAACACAGAATCCGAGAATCAAGAATCACAGCAGAGAGAGACGGAAAGCACCCCAGCTGAGAATCAAGAGCCTCAGCATCAGCAGCAGAGCGAGAGCGAAAACCAAGAACCTCAGCAGGAGCGACAAAGCGAAAGCACAGCAACAGAGATTGAGAATCAAGAAATTCAACAGCAGAGTGAGCTGGAAAGCACACCATTACTTAAGAATCAAGAAGCAGGTCTGAAGGAGAATCAAGAAGAATCTCAACAGAATGAtcaaagagagagtgagagggaggAGGAGACCGGTACGAAGCAAGAGAATAACGATTCAGAAACCACGGACAAAGAGAAGGAAGATTCGAAGATGGGAATTCCGAAAGAGTCGAAGGAGTCGAAACGGGAGTGGGCAACTCAGGCAACTCAGTCGGAGAACGAGAAGGAGAGGCGCAAGGAATCCGATTCCAACTCTGAGGGGATAGTTAGAAACGGAAGCATCTATGGATACACGTGGCAACTATGCAACGTCAACACGGGTCCAGACTACATTCCCTGCTTGGACAATGAGGATGCCCTTAAGCATCTCCACACCACTGGACACTTCGAGCATCGGGAGAGGCATTGCCCTGAGGAGGGCCCCACTTGTCTGGTCCCAATTCCTCAGGGCTATAAATCTCCCATCGAGTGGCCTTCCAGCAGAGACAAG ATTTGGTATCACAACGTGCCGCACACAAAGCTGGCGGAGGTGAAGGGTCACCAGAACTGGGTGAAGGTGACTGGGGAGTTTCTCACCTTCCCTGGAGGTGGAACTCAATTCATACACGGTGCTCTCCATTATATCGATTTCATCCAGCAG TCTGTACCTAGGATCGCATGGGGGAAGCACACTCGGGTGATATTGGATGTAGGCTGTGGTGTTGCCAGTTTTGGTGGTTACCTCTTTGACAGAGATGTTCTCACAATGTCATTTGCACCAAAAGATGAACATGAGGCCCAAGTGCAATTCGCCCTTGAACGTGGAATTCCTGCAATCTCAGCTGTGATGGGTTCCCAGCGTTTGCCATTCCCAAGCAGGGTCTTTGATCTTATTCACTGTGCACGTTGCAGGGTTCCATGGCATATAGAAG GTGGTCGTCTTCTTCTGGAGCTGAACCGTGTTCTGCGACCTGGAGGTTTCTTTGTCTGGTCAGCTACCCCTGTGTACCAAAAGCTAAAAGAAGATGTGAAGATATGGGAAG AAATGACTTCACTTACGATATCCATGTGTTGGGATCTATACGCAATCAGGAAAGACAAATTGAATTCTGTAGCTGCTGCTATCTATCGTAAACCAATATCTAATGACTGCTACGATCGCAGAAAGCATAAGAATCCTCCCATGTGTAAACACGATGATGATCCAAATGCGGCCTG GTATGTACCTCTGCAGTCCTGCATGCACAGGGCACCAATTGGTAAGTCTGAGAGGGGCTCTAGATGGCCAGAGGATTGGCCTACTAGATTGCAGCAAGCTCCATACTGGTTAAACAACTCTCAGATGGGAATCTATGGGAACCCAGCTCCAAATGATTTTGAAGAAGACTACAAACACTGGAAACAAGAAGTAAATAAATTGTATCTCAATGGACTGGGTATCAATTGGTCGAAGGTGAGAAATATAATGGACATGAGAGCTGTTTATGGCGG ATTTGCAGGAGCACTGAAGGACCTCAAAGTGTGGGTAATGAATGTGGTGAATGTGGATTCCCCAGATACACTTCCGATCATCTATGAACGTGGCCTTTTCGGCATATATCATGACTGGTGTGAATCTTTCAGCACCTATCCCAGAACATTTGATCTTCTGCATGCAGACCACTTGTTTTCTAAACTAATGAAGAG GTGCAAAGTCGTACCTGTAATGGCAGAGATTGATAGGATTATCAGACCAGGTGGTAATCTGATTGTCCGTGATGACTCCAGCACGGTGGATGAAATTGAGAACATATTGAAGTCTCTGCATTGGGAGGTTCATTATTCTTTTTCCAAAGACAAAGAAGCGATACTGAGCGCTGAGAAATCCGACTGGCGGCCAGAGTCATAG
- the LOC122662293 gene encoding probable methyltransferase PMT27 isoform X2 produces the protein MAIGRGRSTKRSSSSSSYIPTVSTIIFIVLCVFGLWMLSSTIVPQQTTRTSNSGFIKSERQRRDPPAFDDTPGDLPDDAVKDDADKSKAATSTTHYDEKLQEEKQSVLLLPGRRSDPTITNTKAATTETEGNVDGEIQQQEKSSLEDGKKNYEATSDANEEKDQSFSSSTEENPQAQERRDSVEDGQQKKQEIQEENNENQQQNQEAQKVITENQQGEAAQTGVETEETQATREEESNGSQDQQQTTEMEREEKIHQQNQQDTEGDHNQESQQQQNSEDTNNEGDSIHGDHQNLESGIKEVTTDETQQQDERGTPESQTTEGEHPQQNGQGESTSESTENQETQQQQQKPQHQQQSESENQEPQQERQSESTATEIENQEIQQQSELESTPLLKNQEAGLKENQEESQQNDQRESEREEETGTKQENNDSETTDKEKEDSKMGIPKESKESKREWATQATQSENEKERRKESDSNSEGIVRNGSIYGYTWQLCNVNTGPDYIPCLDNEDALKHLHTTGHFEHRERHCPEEGPTCLVPIPQGYKSPIEWPSSRDKIWYHNVPHTKLAEVKGHQNWVKVTGEFLTFPGGGTQFIHGALHYIDFIQQSVPRIAWGKHTRVILDVGCGVASFGGYLFDRDVLTMSFAPKDEHEAQVQFALERGIPAISAVMGSQRLPFPSRVFDLIHCARCRVPWHIEGGRLLLELNRVLRPGGFFVWSATPVYQKLKEDVKIWEEMTSLTISMCWDLYAIRKDKLNSVAAAIYRKPISNDCYDRRKHKNPPMCKHDDDPNAAWYVPLQSCMHRAPIGKSERGSRWPEDWPTRLQQAPYWLNNSQMGIYGNPAPNDFEEDYKHWKQEVNKLYLNGLGINWSKVRNIMDMRAVYGGFAGALKDLKVWVMNVVNVDSPDTLPIIYERGLFGIYHDWCESFSTYPRTFDLLHADHLFSKLMKRCKVVPVMAEIDRIIRPGGNLIVRDDSSTVDEIENILKSLHWEVHYSFSKDKEAILSAEKSDWRPES, from the exons ATGGCTATAGGGAGGGGTCGCTCCACTAAACGCTCATCTTCGTCATCTTCTTACATTCCCACGGTGTCTACGATCATCTTCATTGTCCTCTGTGTCTTTGGCCTGTGGATGCTAAGTTCCACCATCGTTCCACAACAGACCACCCGCACTTCCAATTCCGGTTTCATCAAATCCGAACGTCAACGCCGGGATCCACCGGCATTCGATGACACTCCCGGCGACCTCCCAGACGATGCCGTCAAGGACGACGCAGACAAATCCAAAGCTGCTACCAGCACCACCCATTACGATGAGAAGCTTCAGGAAGAGAAGCAATCGGTGTTGTTGTTGCCAGGGCGTCGCTCAGATCCAACAATTACAAACACAAAGGCTGCAACTACCGAAACGGAAGGCAATGTAGATGGGGAGATTCAACAGCAGGAGAAATCAAGCTTGGAAGACGGTAAGAAGAATTATGAGGCGACCAGTGACGCCAATGAAGAAAAGGATCaatctttctcttcctccactGAAGAGAACCCGCAAGCCCAAGAGCGAAGAGACTCTGTCGAAGATGGACAACAGAAGAAACAGGAGATTCAAGAGGAAAACAATGAGAATCAACAGCAAAACCAAGAGGCTCAAAAAGTTATCACCGAGAACCAACAAGGCGAGGCCGCACAGACAGGTGTAGAAACTGAAGAAACACAAgcaacaagagaagaagagagcaatGGAAGCCAAGATCAGCAGCAGACAACagagatggaaagagaagagaagattcaTCAGCAGAACCAACAAGATACAGAGGGAGATCACAACCAAGAGAGCCAACAACAGCAGAATTCCGAGGATACGAACAATGAAGGAGATAGCATCCATGGTGATCACCAGAACTTAGAATCAGGTATTAAAGAGGTCACGACCGACGAGACCCAACAACAAGACGAGCGAGGTACCCCAGAATCCCAGACAACAGAGGGTGAACATCCTCAGCAAAACGGGCAGGGAGAGAGCACGTCGGAATCAACTGAGAATCAAGAAactcagcagcagcagcaga AGCCTCAGCATCAGCAGCAGAGCGAGAGCGAAAACCAAGAACCTCAGCAGGAGCGACAAAGCGAAAGCACAGCAACAGAGATTGAGAATCAAGAAATTCAACAGCAGAGTGAGCTGGAAAGCACACCATTACTTAAGAATCAAGAAGCAGGTCTGAAGGAGAATCAAGAAGAATCTCAACAGAATGAtcaaagagagagtgagagggaggAGGAGACCGGTACGAAGCAAGAGAATAACGATTCAGAAACCACGGACAAAGAGAAGGAAGATTCGAAGATGGGAATTCCGAAAGAGTCGAAGGAGTCGAAACGGGAGTGGGCAACTCAGGCAACTCAGTCGGAGAACGAGAAGGAGAGGCGCAAGGAATCCGATTCCAACTCTGAGGGGATAGTTAGAAACGGAAGCATCTATGGATACACGTGGCAACTATGCAACGTCAACACGGGTCCAGACTACATTCCCTGCTTGGACAATGAGGATGCCCTTAAGCATCTCCACACCACTGGACACTTCGAGCATCGGGAGAGGCATTGCCCTGAGGAGGGCCCCACTTGTCTGGTCCCAATTCCTCAGGGCTATAAATCTCCCATCGAGTGGCCTTCCAGCAGAGACAAG ATTTGGTATCACAACGTGCCGCACACAAAGCTGGCGGAGGTGAAGGGTCACCAGAACTGGGTGAAGGTGACTGGGGAGTTTCTCACCTTCCCTGGAGGTGGAACTCAATTCATACACGGTGCTCTCCATTATATCGATTTCATCCAGCAG TCTGTACCTAGGATCGCATGGGGGAAGCACACTCGGGTGATATTGGATGTAGGCTGTGGTGTTGCCAGTTTTGGTGGTTACCTCTTTGACAGAGATGTTCTCACAATGTCATTTGCACCAAAAGATGAACATGAGGCCCAAGTGCAATTCGCCCTTGAACGTGGAATTCCTGCAATCTCAGCTGTGATGGGTTCCCAGCGTTTGCCATTCCCAAGCAGGGTCTTTGATCTTATTCACTGTGCACGTTGCAGGGTTCCATGGCATATAGAAG GTGGTCGTCTTCTTCTGGAGCTGAACCGTGTTCTGCGACCTGGAGGTTTCTTTGTCTGGTCAGCTACCCCTGTGTACCAAAAGCTAAAAGAAGATGTGAAGATATGGGAAG AAATGACTTCACTTACGATATCCATGTGTTGGGATCTATACGCAATCAGGAAAGACAAATTGAATTCTGTAGCTGCTGCTATCTATCGTAAACCAATATCTAATGACTGCTACGATCGCAGAAAGCATAAGAATCCTCCCATGTGTAAACACGATGATGATCCAAATGCGGCCTG GTATGTACCTCTGCAGTCCTGCATGCACAGGGCACCAATTGGTAAGTCTGAGAGGGGCTCTAGATGGCCAGAGGATTGGCCTACTAGATTGCAGCAAGCTCCATACTGGTTAAACAACTCTCAGATGGGAATCTATGGGAACCCAGCTCCAAATGATTTTGAAGAAGACTACAAACACTGGAAACAAGAAGTAAATAAATTGTATCTCAATGGACTGGGTATCAATTGGTCGAAGGTGAGAAATATAATGGACATGAGAGCTGTTTATGGCGG ATTTGCAGGAGCACTGAAGGACCTCAAAGTGTGGGTAATGAATGTGGTGAATGTGGATTCCCCAGATACACTTCCGATCATCTATGAACGTGGCCTTTTCGGCATATATCATGACTGGTGTGAATCTTTCAGCACCTATCCCAGAACATTTGATCTTCTGCATGCAGACCACTTGTTTTCTAAACTAATGAAGAG GTGCAAAGTCGTACCTGTAATGGCAGAGATTGATAGGATTATCAGACCAGGTGGTAATCTGATTGTCCGTGATGACTCCAGCACGGTGGATGAAATTGAGAACATATTGAAGTCTCTGCATTGGGAGGTTCATTATTCTTTTTCCAAAGACAAAGAAGCGATACTGAGCGCTGAGAAATCCGACTGGCGGCCAGAGTCATAG